The Palaemon carinicauda isolate YSFRI2023 chromosome 9, ASM3689809v2, whole genome shotgun sequence sequence accaacactggagaaaatccattagaaaaagagaacttcaagtagcagagaaaaatgagaagataattgaaagcggcagcgacagaaggataacgcccttacagccaggcacgcaTGTTAcggttcagaaccagatgaccaaggcctgggacaggctgggaatcatagtcatgcaacgacctcatagacagtacatcgtgagactagatggtagtgggcgtccggtgataaggaacagaagacacttcaaggtcactgaactgctcgtcaatgagacaagaggagccattcctaccgacgacgaagtgggtcatgagcctaagtttcctccatcagcaccagaggtacggcctccaaggaagagagaggccccggTCTGGATAAACGATTATGTATAAATATCTCTGCTTTGATTCTGCATTTTTGATATGAAAGTAACTTCTGTTtcattttactgcacttagacgggATTTTcagttaggttggtgttgcatttacgactcaattttagtgcacatcttgcaatgctgatgtaTTTGTTGTTTCACTTGAGGTTATGTTAATGCTGttgatgttgctctctctctctctctctctctctctctctcactctctctctctctctctctctctctctctctctctctctctctctctcatcttaatgttaccattaattattacgattatgatttaccttacatctgatgtttttcattaagagagtatagcatttcgtttgtcatatctgcttttgatattgttatttataagttttgaaaatattaccctcgtaatattttgggagggaaatgtaagatgaggctgctcgCAGCGCCTAAGCGCCGCCAACATAAGTGACATTATTgtccacgtcacgggctatctgtatttccttccgctgtgcatcagttgcaatgaagatacgaaaccacgctgactatcatttcctgatcctgcctagctTAAGATCCAACAGACTATAATCAACTCTAAAAGTTGTTGACATTCAAAATATTGTGCACTATAATGGATATGTGGTTGTACTTGCTCAAAAAATAAAGTCTTCACTCATGGTATAGAATTAAACATGCCATCCAAGAATAAATGCACAAAATAGGTACGCTTCATAATCTTATTTGTATGACATTAAAGAAAATACgtacaaaatcaatacatttcataATCCGAATACTTAGAGGGTAATTTATTTCTGGTTAACCCTGTTTGTCTGTcacttttaactttatttttcacTTTAACACGAGTTTCAATTTCATTACCAATAAGGTCAATAGTTACTGGTTCATTTACCTTGGGCATATATATGCACATCACTTGGGGTTTCTTTCAACTGAACTCTATTCCTCCTAAACAGCTTGCCTTCCCTTTCAATTAGATAAGACATTTCATCTGATCGTTCCACAACTTTTCCTTTTTCCCAGTCCTTTTTTTCCCAAAACACAAGGTTTAAGGCGTACATTATTTCCTTCATGCAAAATACTTGAATCCTTAGCATTTTTATCATAATAGAATTTACTCTTagcatttcttattttcttcttttccttagcCAATtctaaatttacattttgattttcaagtAACTTAGATAACATTGGTAATTTGATATGTGTTCTCCAGCCTAGGCTATACTGTGATGGACTGGCATCTTTATCACTAGTAGGTGTATTCCTATGGTCCAAAATGGCTAGATAGGGAACTTTATTACTTTCAATTGCTTTTCTAATTAAATATAAAGATGTTTTCACTGCAGATTCGACCATAACATTAGATTGGGCCTCTGTAGGGCTACTTGTCCTATGCTCGAAATTATAATCAGTTGCAAGCTGTTTGAAATTCTCATTTTCAAATTGGGGTCCATTATCACTAATCAAAACACAGGGCAATCTATATCTAGCAAAATGAGATTTAAGTTTTCTAATCACTATACTGGCTGTGTTTTCTAGGTAGTCAGTTTCCCAAAAATTGCTAAAGTAATCAACAGTTACAAAATAATTATGCTTTTTGATACTCATTAGATCAACTCCAACCTTTTGCCATGGGCAATCAGCAATTTCATGATTGATTAAACTTTCCTTTTGTTGAGCATAAGGGAATTCATTACAAATTTCACATAAGATGAATTGCTTTATATCAGAGTTCATTCCTGGCTAATAGATACATTCTCTAGCTCTCCGTAGGCAGCCCTCAATGCCTATATGTGCTGAATGAACGACCTGCATTATCTTATATCTGAGGTTTAATGGAAGGACTGTTCTATTACTCTTAAAAATTAACACGTCTTGGACTGAGTATTCATCCTTGGTATGACTATAGGCTTTGACTACATTAGGTATCTTATCATTTCCTTCTGACCAACCTTTTAAGATTAATGATTTTAAAACTTGCAAAGTCTCATCGTGGTCATTTTCATATCTAATTTCATCAAGACGCTCTTTTCTTACAGGCAAATAATCAAGCATGTTAACTTGCTCAAATTCACtttctttataattatataatgacaAATAAGATCTCGAGAGTACATCAGCCACACACATTTCCTTACTTTTTTATGTATGATTTCAACATCGTACTGTAAAATGTTGAGCAACATTCCTAACAGTCGCGTGAGAGCATTACACAATGGTTTCAAAACAATACTAGCAATAGGTTTGTGATCACTCTCAACAATTACTTTACAACCATAGACATACTCATGAAATTTTCTAAGACTAAAGACAATAGCCAGTGTTTCCTTTTCCATTTGTGCATACCATTTTTCGGTTTCTGATAAAGCACGGCTAGCAAAAGCAATTGGTTTACCACATTGTAACAATACTGAACCTAGCCCATTTTGTGAAGCGTCACATTGTATGACAAGGTCTAAGTTAGGGTCATAGTACTGCAGTATTTGAGCATTGGTGATTAGCCTTTTTGACTCAATGAAACCTTTTTCTTGCTTTCCCGTCCAATTCCATTTGTTATTTCgatgagtttattttcttattggttCTAACACCTCAGATGAATTAGGAAGGAATTTACTCAAGTAATTAACCATACCTGTAAAATCTTTAACACCAGTTACATCAGTAGGTGGTTTCATATCCAGGATAGTTTTCACCTTTTTAGGGTCCGGCATGAGACCCTCCTTGTGATTTTATGACCTAAGAAAGCGATTTCAGATCTTTTTAATACAGCCTTAGACTTATTAAGTGTTATACCCTTAGCCTGGCACCTTTCCCAAAATTTGATTAGCTTACTATCATGATCTCTAACAGCTTCCTCATACATTTCACCTACACCATAAATTAAAACATCGTCAGCAATACATACAACACCATCAAGATTCTCCAGATTCAAGAGCAACTATTTTGGAAAATCTCACCACTAATATTTAAACCAAATGGTAGTCTGAGCCACCTGTAGCGACCAAAAGGGGTTTGAAAAGTggttaaaaaactaaatatttcataaaGAACACAATGCTAATACTGTTATtcttggcggtcattacgccaccttttttcaaataaaaaagaccccaccagcaagcatgagtcgaaatgccacgagttttgggaccctaaccagagtctcaccccccttccaaccatcctataccagtctactccccttgagatctcattttcagccaccttttacgagtcacatgacaacatcgaggtcccaggagaaggagggaggcgagatgtgaaggatgtaggaacatgtgaccaagcctgaccaataggacagcggtcaggccaattcccccctaccacccccaattgggggccaagtggggttgaatctacccagggaaaactggggatctttcttcttgacttaacctccttgagggaaccaccatctcccttcaccctcaagacatcagggaggcaggacctctgtttacatatcatCCACAAGGGGGGAACCAgaatcctttttactaaggtaaggtgtctgattttgagatcctcgttatccttacccaacctcccatcccttccttatcacatcccatttttcccttttatcctttaaagaaatatcctatccactgaaccttttaacctattccctatatcccttcacgtgtgccgtttgcttctatccttaattaattcacactgtgacagtgttaattcccatgtgtaatgtttaaattcctaagctttgcattttcatttaatttgcttaaaggttttaaccacacgactgcATTGTGTTCCCAgacggtagaagtaagtgtgctgttaataattcattttatttccctttccagggaacgtgattgctgtgctggagtttcatccatggcccaccaaactccactcgaagctcctcgtggcttaaattaaaatagttatctgctgtgctcccctttcatttatatttatttaaatattattgtaaatatatatatattgtcggtatcctttgtcttattACCGACTGGTGAccttttccattgttattttttttgttatggcccttgagtcccttaagcaaggccggactcgaaccacggGCCTGTAACAATACCCATTGTCcaaatcaaaaatgaaaaaaaaaaaacacgtttgccTTTGACAGTGGGGTACAATGTCATCAATTATAGGGATAGGATGATGTTCCCCTTTCAAAGACTTCTTTAAAGCTTGTGGATCAATACAAATTCTtaaatccttatttttcttttcagtcacAACCATCTGACTCACCCAAGTCAGTAGATTGGTCAACTTTAgctattattttatgattttccaTTTAATTTAGTTTTTTACATACTCTGTTTTTAAGGTTAATTGGAACTGCAATTAGGAATCACTACTGGTTCTGCATTTGGGTCAATGGTTAGTCTAACAGCATTTTGGAATGTACCCACATCGGTATTAAATACCTTGTCATATCTATCAAATACAtcttttgttgcagaaatatttt is a genomic window containing:
- the LOC137646360 gene encoding uncharacterized protein — translated: MNSDIKQFILCEICNEFPYAQQKESLINHEIADCPWQKVGVDLMSIKKHNYFVTVDYFSNFWETDYLENTASIVIRKLKSHFARYRLPCVLISDNGPQFENENFKQLATDYNFEHRTSSPTEAQSNVMVESAVKTSLYLIRKAIESNKVPYLAILDHRNTPTSDKDASPSQYSLGWRTHIKLPMLSKLLENQNVNLELAKEKKKIRNAKSKFYYDKNAKDSSILHEGNNVRLKPCVLGKKGLGKRKSCGTIR